TCACGTTCAGCTCGCACAGCGTGTCCATACGGCGCTCTTGCGGCATTTCACCCAGCAATGAGCTATGTTTGAACCAGATATCACGGATATGCAGCAGCCAGTTGTCGATGAGGCCCAGTTCCGGGTTATCGACCGCAGCCTGTACGCCGCCACACCCGTAGTGACCACAGATAATAATGTGTTCAACTTCGAGGACATCAACGGCATACTGAACAACAGAGAGGCAGTTGAGGTCGGTGTGGATGACCAGGTTGGCCACATTACGGTGGACAAATAATTCGCCCGGTTCAAGACCGGTTAAACGTTCTGCGGGAACGCGACTGTCGGAACATCCAATCCATAGAAAGCGCGGTTTTTGCGCTTGCGCCAGTTTCTCAAAAAATCCGGAATCCTCTTCCACCAGCATTTTTGACCATAGTGCATTGTTGCTGATGAGTGTATCTATGTCTTTCATGGAGGTTAACGACCTGTAACCAAATAAGTGCGTTGGGCTAATATAGGGCAACTCCGGGATTATTTAAACCACATATAAAGTGTAAGTACGTAAGGTAAGTAAAAATTTATGACCATTGCACTGGAACTTCAACAACTTAAAAAAACCTATCCTGGCGGTGTTCAGGCATTGCGCGGGATAGATTTACAGGTCGAAGCGGGGGATTTTTACGCGCTTCTGGGGCCGAACGGGGCAGGCAAGTCGACCACTATCGGTATCATCAGCTCGCTGGTGAATAAATCGTCCGGGCGCGTCAGCGTCTTTGGTTACGATCTCGAAAAAGATGTCGTCAACGCCAAACGTCAACTCGGGCTGGTGCCACAGGAATTTAACTTCAACCCGTTTGAGACCGTACAGCAGATTGTGGTCAATCAGGCGGGCTACTACGGCGTGGAGCGAAAAGAGGCGGTTGAGCGCAGCGAAAAGTATTTAAAACAGCTCGATCTGTGGGAAAAACGCAACGAACGTGCGCGGATGTTATCCGGCGGGATGAAGCGCCGTCTGATGATCGCCCGCGCGCTGATGCACGAGCCGAAGCTACTGATTCTCGATGAACCGACAGCGGGTGTCGATATTGAACTTCGCCGCTCAATGTGGGGGTTTTTGAAGGATTTAAACGACAAAGGCACCACTATCATTCTGACCACTCACTATCTGGAAGAGGCAGAAATGCTCTGCCGCAACATCGGAATTATTCAGCACGGCGAGCTGGTCGAAAACACCTCGATGAAGAACCTGCTCTCTAAGCTCAAGTCCGAAACCTTCATTCTCGATCTGGCAGCGAAAAGTCCGTTGCCGCAGCTGGAGGGCTATCACTATCGGCTGGTGGATACCTCAACGCTGGAAGTGGAAGTGTTGCGTGAGCAGGGAATTAACAGCGTGTTCAGCCAGCTCAGCGCGCAGGGCATTCAGGTATTGAGTATGCGTAACAAAGCGAACCGCCTTGAAGAGCTGTTTGTGTCACTGGTTCATGAAAAACAAGGAGATCGCGCATGATGCAGCTTTACTGGGTCGCGCTGAAAAGCATCTGGGCGAAAGAAATTAACCGCTTTATGCGGATCTGGATCCAGACGCTCGTGCCGCCCGTCATCACCATGACGCTCTATTTTATTATCTTCGGTAACCTGATTGGTTCCCGCATTGGCGAGATGCACGGTTTCAGCTATATGCAGTTTATCGTGCCGGGTCTAATCATGATGGCGGTCATCACCAACGCGTATGCGAACGTGGCGTCGTCATTCTTTAGCGCCAAATTCCAGCGCAACATTGAAGAGCTGCTGGTTGCCCCGGTACCGACACACGTGATTATCGCCGGTTTTGTCGGCGGCGGAGTGGCGCGCGGACTGTGCGTTGGGGTGCTGGTGACGGCGATTTCCCTGTTCTTTGTTCCGTTCCAGGTGCATTCGTGGCTGTTTGTGGCGCTGACGCTGGTTCTGACGGCGATTCTGTTTTCGCTGGCGGGGCTGTTGAACGCCGTATTTGCGAAAACCTTTGATGACAT
The sequence above is drawn from the Citrobacter amalonaticus genome and encodes:
- the can gene encoding carbonate dehydratase, which produces MKDIDTLISNNALWSKMLVEEDSGFFEKLAQAQKPRFLWIGCSDSRVPAERLTGLEPGELFVHRNVANLVIHTDLNCLSVVQYAVDVLEVEHIIICGHYGCGGVQAAVDNPELGLIDNWLLHIRDIWFKHSSLLGEMPQERRMDTLCELNVMEQVYNLGHSTIMQSAWKRGQKVTIHGWAYGIHDGLLRDLEVTATSRATLEQRYRQGVSNLSQKHVNHK
- a CDS encoding ABC transporter ATP-binding protein, giving the protein MTIALELQQLKKTYPGGVQALRGIDLQVEAGDFYALLGPNGAGKSTTIGIISSLVNKSSGRVSVFGYDLEKDVVNAKRQLGLVPQEFNFNPFETVQQIVVNQAGYYGVERKEAVERSEKYLKQLDLWEKRNERARMLSGGMKRRLMIARALMHEPKLLILDEPTAGVDIELRRSMWGFLKDLNDKGTTIILTTHYLEEAEMLCRNIGIIQHGELVENTSMKNLLSKLKSETFILDLAAKSPLPQLEGYHYRLVDTSTLEVEVLREQGINSVFSQLSAQGIQVLSMRNKANRLEELFVSLVHEKQGDRA
- a CDS encoding ABC transporter permease: MMQLYWVALKSIWAKEINRFMRIWIQTLVPPVITMTLYFIIFGNLIGSRIGEMHGFSYMQFIVPGLIMMAVITNAYANVASSFFSAKFQRNIEELLVAPVPTHVIIAGFVGGGVARGLCVGVLVTAISLFFVPFQVHSWLFVALTLVLTAILFSLAGLLNAVFAKTFDDISLIPTFVLTPLTYLGGVFYSLTLLPPFWQGLSQLNPIVYMISGFRYGFLGIHDVPLVTTFGVLVVFIVVFYLLCWSLIQRGRGLRS